One window from the genome of Kaistella carnis encodes:
- a CDS encoding 5-methylcytosine restriction system specificity protein McrC — translation MSKTVDVFCEIPCLTEQSQRFSGIALQKKWFKSADKRVIGQYLQKFIDYNASQFKFIGVQPFIIGSDQSTSLAFRSSSFIGSIPLRASDTGKQIGDFVVMPRFTGRDRFEDYIEILNLLGTEISPEVIDSLPLASGKNFRPPLYLEAVKFIAALEVLISKPWSKFDNVEKISSQPTGQINWNKYINNEYKIENRLKFPTRKNILSEFHSEYSVIRFVFDICKNELLSSNTPQRIKNIIRPRLNFIEEKLYLHKPTVTNNIPIRSSDSPAIKICKEHANKILNFNLVESTAWRVDFSDVFEKFVQHIFKEVAKETGGKLFANFKFQSKTSKHYSWELKHIEPDAIYQKDNFLVVIDAKYKSNLYNKFGNSEILKDDHRHDLHQIMAYSSFSKADLKYGFLCYPSEQLELKIIEYKNGINEVTNTVSIMGIPLKKEIINEAKRLLADKLNEIERRTLPH, via the coding sequence ATGAGCAAAACCGTAGATGTTTTTTGTGAAATTCCTTGCTTGACTGAACAATCACAAAGGTTTAGTGGAATTGCTTTACAAAAAAAATGGTTTAAATCTGCAGATAAAAGAGTAATTGGACAGTATCTGCAGAAGTTTATAGATTATAATGCATCACAATTTAAGTTCATAGGTGTTCAACCGTTTATTATTGGCTCTGACCAAAGTACCTCTTTAGCTTTTCGTTCTTCAAGTTTCATTGGATCTATCCCACTACGAGCATCTGACACAGGTAAACAAATTGGTGATTTTGTTGTAATGCCTAGATTTACTGGTCGTGATAGATTTGAAGATTATATTGAAATTCTGAATTTACTTGGAACAGAAATAAGTCCTGAAGTGATCGATAGTTTGCCACTTGCTTCAGGTAAAAACTTCAGACCGCCATTGTATTTAGAAGCTGTGAAATTCATCGCTGCTCTAGAAGTATTAATATCAAAACCTTGGAGTAAGTTTGACAATGTTGAAAAGATATCGAGCCAACCTACTGGACAAATAAATTGGAACAAATACATTAACAACGAATACAAAATTGAAAATCGATTAAAGTTTCCAACTCGAAAAAACATTTTAAGTGAATTTCATAGTGAATATTCGGTAATACGTTTTGTATTCGACATTTGCAAGAACGAGCTGCTTTCTTCAAACACGCCACAAAGAATAAAAAACATCATTCGACCTAGGCTAAATTTCATTGAAGAAAAACTATATCTTCACAAACCGACCGTAACAAATAACATTCCTATCAGGTCATCTGACAGTCCAGCAATAAAAATTTGTAAAGAACATGCTAATAAAATTCTAAACTTTAATTTGGTGGAAAGCACTGCTTGGAGAGTTGATTTCTCAGATGTTTTTGAAAAATTCGTGCAACATATTTTTAAAGAGGTAGCGAAAGAAACTGGAGGGAAGTTATTTGCAAATTTCAAATTTCAGTCTAAAACTTCAAAGCATTATTCCTGGGAACTAAAACATATAGAACCTGACGCGATTTATCAGAAGGATAATTTCTTAGTAGTCATAGATGCTAAATACAAATCAAATCTTTATAACAAGTTTGGCAACAGCGAAATTTTAAAAGATGATCACAGACATGATTTACATCAAATTATGGCTTATTCCTCGTTTAGTAAGGCAGATTTAAAATATGGTTTTCTCTGCTATCCATCGGAGCAATTAGAATTAAAAATAATAGAATATAAAAACGGAATTAATGAAGTAACAAATACAGTTTCAATAATGGGGATTCCGTTAAAAAAGGAAATTATTAATGAAGCGAAACGTCTACTGGCAGACAAACTTAACGAAATTGAAAGAAGAACGTTGCCTCATTAA
- a CDS encoding sodium:solute symporter, giving the protein MKNLDWLVLIFVLLFIVIYGIYKSKKVKTSESFLGGKTNPWWMVGLSIMATQASAITFLSTPGQAYHDGLGFVQFYFGLPIAMVILCVWVLPKFFKMNVLTAYEYLEKRFGLSTRILTAILFLIQRGLAAGITIFAPAIILSTILGWNLILTNIVIGSLVTIYTLVGGTEAVSQTQKQQMFVIFIGMFLAFFLILQKLPLDLNDALLYSGKMGKLNAVSFEFNLNNRYNIWSAFLGGTFLFLSYFGTDQSQVQRYLTGKSLKEARLGLLFNGLFKIPMQFFILFIGVMVFVFFQFEKTPLNFNPLSQSLKNNTEYQALNADYDQIHEEKKQKIIAWKTDHSEKVMSELKDLQAKEVVIREDVKKLINKEAPDIESNDKDYVFIYYILNYLPTGIVGLLIAVILSAAMSSTSSELNALATTTVVDIYKRNFAPDISEKKYLNASRFFTLMWGMVAIFFAVNASLFENLIQAVNIIGSLFYGVILGVFAIAFLFPRIGGKASMWSILIVEPVIILLYFLDVKEVIELEFLWLNPIGCLLMIGVASLLQPLFKKVAI; this is encoded by the coding sequence ATGAAGAATTTAGATTGGCTGGTTTTAATTTTCGTGCTGTTATTCATTGTAATTTACGGGATTTATAAATCCAAAAAAGTAAAAACATCGGAATCCTTTTTAGGCGGAAAAACCAATCCGTGGTGGATGGTCGGCTTAAGCATTATGGCGACACAAGCCAGTGCCATTACGTTTTTGTCAACGCCCGGACAGGCCTATCACGACGGTTTAGGATTCGTGCAGTTTTATTTTGGGTTACCGATTGCAATGGTTATTCTCTGCGTTTGGGTCCTACCGAAATTTTTCAAAATGAACGTTTTAACAGCGTACGAATATTTAGAAAAACGATTCGGACTTTCTACCAGGATTTTAACAGCAATTCTATTTTTAATTCAAAGAGGTTTGGCAGCCGGAATTACCATTTTTGCACCCGCCATTATTTTGTCCACGATTTTAGGTTGGAATCTGATCTTAACCAATATCGTAATCGGAAGTCTGGTGACGATTTACACTTTAGTTGGTGGTACAGAAGCGGTAAGTCAGACGCAGAAACAACAGATGTTTGTAATCTTCATTGGGATGTTCTTGGCCTTTTTTCTCATCTTGCAAAAGTTACCTTTAGATTTAAATGATGCACTCCTTTACTCCGGAAAGATGGGGAAACTCAATGCCGTGAGTTTTGAATTTAATTTGAACAACCGCTATAATATTTGGTCTGCCTTTTTGGGCGGAACATTTTTGTTTCTGAGTTATTTCGGCACCGATCAAAGTCAGGTGCAAAGATATCTCACCGGAAAAAGTTTGAAGGAAGCAAGACTTGGATTGCTTTTCAACGGCTTATTCAAAATCCCGATGCAATTCTTTATTCTATTTATTGGGGTAATGGTTTTCGTTTTTTTCCAGTTTGAAAAGACGCCTTTAAACTTTAATCCACTTTCTCAATCCCTTAAAAACAATACAGAATATCAAGCCTTGAATGCTGATTATGATCAAATTCACGAAGAGAAAAAACAAAAAATCATCGCCTGGAAAACCGATCATTCCGAAAAAGTGATGTCGGAATTGAAAGATCTTCAGGCAAAAGAAGTGGTCATCAGAGAAGATGTAAAAAAATTAATCAATAAAGAAGCGCCGGATATTGAATCAAATGATAAGGATTATGTGTTCATTTACTATATCCTCAATTATTTACCGACCGGAATTGTCGGCTTATTGATCGCTGTTATTCTCTCGGCGGCCATGAGTTCAACTTCTTCAGAACTGAATGCTTTGGCAACAACGACCGTCGTCGATATCTATAAGAGAAATTTCGCACCTGATATTTCAGAGAAAAAATATCTGAATGCTTCCAGATTTTTCACCTTAATGTGGGGAATGGTCGCCATATTCTTTGCGGTGAATGCGAGTTTGTTTGAAAACTTAATTCAGGCTGTGAATATTATTGGTTCCTTATTTTATGGAGTTATTCTCGGTGTGTTTGCCATTGCATTCTTATTTCCAAGAATTGGAGGAAAAGCGAGCATGTGGAGTATTTTAATCGTAGAACCTGTGATTATTTTACTGTACTTTTTAGATGTAAAAGAAGTTATTGAATTGGAGTTTTTGTGGCTGAATCCGATTGGGTGTTTGTTGATGATTGGGGTTGCGAGTTTGCTTCAACCGTTGTTTAAGAAAGTAGCGATATAA